The Methanothrix sp. DNA segment TGACCGGCAGCTACCGTGGTTATACAAATATGAGGATGCAACTGGAGAGCGGCAATGCCTCCATCATGACCCTGCCCTGCCCTTGAGGCAGGCCACATTTTAGGTTCATCTGTGCCTTTGCATCCTTTGCTCTCGGCTCGTGTGCCCAGATCTAGACCAGTGGCCGGGGCTGTTTCCTCTCCGGCAGGACGGGAAGGGGCATGGTGTTTATCAGCAGCGGCCCGGTGACATCCTTTGCCCTCTCCACCAGCAGCTCCTTTCCCCATTGGGTCAGGCCGAAGAGGGGGATTGCAGTCCCCACCTGCACCAGTGGCGCCACCTCATCTCTGATATGCTTGGAGGCACAGCCGGTGACGATATCCGCCACCTTCAGCAGCCTTCTGGCATCAATCAGGCTGATCCCTGTGAGATGAACCCCGATTATCATTATCCTCACCCCGGCTGACTCCTCCAGCTCCCTCAGCCTCTCAGCACTCTCGGCATCTGCAACCGTCACTGCGAACCGGGAATACCCAGCATTTATGGCATAAGCCGCTCCTTCGATCTGGTCGATCCTGCCGCTCTGGGGAGAGAGAACATGCCCCCCCCTCGATTCTATCCCCTCAATGACCTCGGGGATGGGATCTGTCTCCAGCAGTCCTGAGATATAGCCTCCCATTCCCTGGACTAAAGATCCGTTGGAGGTGATGACCGTCCCTGCGCCATCGCATACTGTTACAGCAGCATCGATTATCCCTCTCAACAGGCCGGTCATCATCGACTCCGATGCCCCAAAGCCGACGAATGTATCCATCTCCAGCTTGCGGCGGGAGGAGAACATGCCATGCTCTTTTATGCGAAACTCCATGTTCTCCGCTGCAGACTCCCTTGTCACCTTTTTTATTCCCCGAACCTTATCAAAAAGTGGGCACCACTCAATCACCGGCTCAGTGGCATCCACTACCTTCTCCTCGCTGACCTTTATGGCCGATCTTCCCAATAGTTCCATCACATGCATCTTGTACACTCCCAGAGGCTGTATAGATGCTACTATCCCTGTCTGCCTGTTCTTGTCCCTTTTCATCGCCATCCTCCAATTACTGCCAAGCCCGGCCAGAGATCTGAAGGCTGGACTGGATTGCAGATCAGGATGGAAAGAAGCCTGGAAAGGGGTGAGCTTAGCGGTTGAGAGGCTCAGATCACCTAGAGCAAATTGATGATAAGTCCTCTCTATGCAAAAATCTATATACTAATAGATTACTAGAATAGACCCGAATAAAGTAGAGGGGGATGGATATGAAGTACGTCATCGACGACGCTATAAGCAGAGCTGAGGCTGAGAGCAGAATCAAGCCTTCCAGCATGATCCAGAGCGATGAGGAATTGGTATCAGTTCTGGAAGAGCTGACCACAGTGATCAGGGTAATTGGCTGTGGCGGGGGAGGCTCGAACACCATAGACCGGCTGGCAGAATGCGGCATTCAGGGGGCGGAGCTCTTTGCGATCAACACCGATGCCCAGCACCTCTTGCATATCAATGCCGATCGCCGTTTCCTGATCGGCAGGCGCACCACCCGCGGCCTGGGGGCGGGAAGCCTGCCTGCCATCGGCGAGGAGGCAGCGCAGGAGGATATCGACGAGATCAAGGCGGCAGTGGATGGGGCAGACATGGTCTTCGTCACCTGCGGCCTGGGCGGCGGCACTGGCACTGGAGCCTCGCCGGTGGTGGCGGAGGCCGCCCGGGAGGCGGGCGCCCTGACCATATCCATTGTCACCATCCCCTTCAGCGCTGAGGGATCAATAAGGATGCAGAATGCAGAAGCGGGCTTGAAGAGGCTGAGAGAGGTCTCGGACACTGTGATTGTGGTGCCCAACGACAGGCTTCTTGATGTCGTTCCCAACCTCCCCCTGCAGGCGGCCTTCAAGGTGGCGGATGAGGTGCTTATGCGCTCGGTCAAGGGGAGCACTGAGCTCATAACCCGCCCCGGCCTGATCAACCTGGACTTCGCCGACGTCAGAACAGTGATGACAAACGGCGGAGTGGCCATGATCGGAATGGGCGAGGCAGAGGGAGAGGAGAAGGCGCGGGACTCAGTGGTGAAGGCCCTGCGGAGCCCTCTCCTGGATGTGGATGTCTCCTGCGCAACATCCGCTCTGGTGAATGTGGTGGGCGGAGCGGACATGACCATCGCCGATGCCGAGACCGTAGTGGATGAGGTCTATCAGAAGATCAATCCCGATGCTCGCATAATCTGGGGGGCACAGATAGACATGAACCTCGACCATACCCTAAGGACTATGCTGGTGGTCACGGGGGTCTCATCCCCCCAGATACTGGGAAAGGATATGAGCAAGAGGGTGACCTCC contains these protein-coding regions:
- the ftsZ gene encoding cell division protein FtsZ; translated protein: MKYVIDDAISRAEAESRIKPSSMIQSDEELVSVLEELTTVIRVIGCGGGGSNTIDRLAECGIQGAELFAINTDAQHLLHINADRRFLIGRRTTRGLGAGSLPAIGEEAAQEDIDEIKAAVDGADMVFVTCGLGGGTGTGASPVVAEAAREAGALTISIVTIPFSAEGSIRMQNAEAGLKRLREVSDTVIVVPNDRLLDVVPNLPLQAAFKVADEVLMRSVKGSTELITRPGLINLDFADVRTVMTNGGVAMIGMGEAEGEEKARDSVVKALRSPLLDVDVSCATSALVNVVGGADMTIADAETVVDEVYQKINPDARIIWGAQIDMNLDHTLRTMLVVTGVSSPQILGKDMSKRVTSRHGIDFLSRRARY
- a CDS encoding methanogenesis marker 8 protein, which gives rise to MHVMELLGRSAIKVSEEKVVDATEPVIEWCPLFDKVRGIKKVTRESAAENMEFRIKEHGMFSSRRKLEMDTFVGFGASESMMTGLLRGIIDAAVTVCDGAGTVITSNGSLVQGMGGYISGLLETDPIPEVIEGIESRGGHVLSPQSGRIDQIEGAAYAINAGYSRFAVTVADAESAERLRELEESAGVRIMIIGVHLTGISLIDARRLLKVADIVTGCASKHIRDEVAPLVQVGTAIPLFGLTQWGKELLVERAKDVTGPLLINTMPLPVLPERKQPRPLV